The following are encoded in a window of Phaseolus vulgaris cultivar G19833 chromosome 3, P. vulgaris v2.0, whole genome shotgun sequence genomic DNA:
- the LOC137807354 gene encoding xyloglucan endotransglucosylase/hydrolase protein 22-like isoform X1, translated as MSSPNSPTLLPLLPLLVSAYFVLCAAANFNQDFQITWGHDRAKILNNANLLTLSLDKASGSGFQSNNEYLFGKIDMQLKLVPGNSAGTVTAYYMSSKGTTWDEIDFEFLGNLSGDPYIVHTNVYTQGKGSREQQFYLWFDPTADFHTYSILWNPQRIVFSVDGTPIREYKNLESIGVPFPKSQPMRIYSSLWNADDWATRGGLIKTDWSKAPFTASYRNFNANACVWNAGKSSCNSNSPSSATPPTNAWLSQELDSTAQKRMNWVQKNYMIYNYCTDSKRFPQGLPLECTHS; from the exons ATGTCTTCTCCCAATTCTCCAACCCTACTACCACTTCTTCCTCTCCTTGTGAGTGCATACTTTGTTCTCTGTGCTGCTGCTAACTTCAACCAAGACTTTCAGATTACGTGGGGCCATGATCGTGCTAAAATTCTCAACAACGCCAATCTTCTCACTCTGTCCCTTGACAAAGCCTCTGGCTCTGGCTTCCAGTCCAACAACGAATACTTGTTTGGCAAGATTGACATGCAGCTCAAGCTCGTTCCTGGAAACTCTGCAGGCACTGTCACTGCTTATTAT ATGTCTTCGAAGGGAACAACATGGGATGAGATTGACTTCGAGTTCCTTGGCAATCTGAGTGGTGATCCTTACATAGTTCATACTAATGTGTACACACAAGGCAAGGGTAGCAGAGAGCAGCAATTCTATCTCTGGTTTGACCCAACTGCAGATTTCCACACATATTCAATTCTCTGGAATCCCCAACGCATTGT ATTTTCTGTGGATGGAACCCCCATCAGAGAGTACAAGAATTTGGAATCAATTGGGGTTCCTTTCCCGAAGAGCCAACCCATGAGGATATACTCAAGCCTTTGGAATGCTGATGATTGGGCCACAAGGGGTGGACTCATCAAAACAGATTGGTCCAAAGCTCCTTTCACTGCTTCCTACAGGAACTTCAATGCCAATGCTTGTGTTTGGAATGCAGGAAAATCCTCGTGCAATTCAAATTCTCCTTCCTCTGCTACTCCTCCCACTAATGCATGGCTATCACAAGAGCTGGATTCAACTGCTCAGAAGAGGATGAACTGGGTGCAGAAGAATTACATGATTTACAATTACTGCACGGATAGCAAGAGATTTCCTCAAGGCCTTCCACTTGAATGCACACACTCCTAG
- the LOC137807354 gene encoding xyloglucan endotransglucosylase/hydrolase protein 22-like isoform X2 yields the protein MIVLKFSTTPIFSLCPLTKPLALASSPTTNTCLARLTCSSSSFLETLQMSSKGTTWDEIDFEFLGNLSGDPYIVHTNVYTQGKGSREQQFYLWFDPTADFHTYSILWNPQRIVFSVDGTPIREYKNLESIGVPFPKSQPMRIYSSLWNADDWATRGGLIKTDWSKAPFTASYRNFNANACVWNAGKSSCNSNSPSSATPPTNAWLSQELDSTAQKRMNWVQKNYMIYNYCTDSKRFPQGLPLECTHS from the exons ATGATCGTGCTAAAATTCTCAACAACGCCAATCTTCTCACTCTGTCCCTTGACAAAGCCTCTGGCTCTGGCTTCCAGTCCAACAACGAATACTTGTTTGGCAAGATTGACATGCAGCTCAAGCTCGTTCCTGGAAACTCTGCAG ATGTCTTCGAAGGGAACAACATGGGATGAGATTGACTTCGAGTTCCTTGGCAATCTGAGTGGTGATCCTTACATAGTTCATACTAATGTGTACACACAAGGCAAGGGTAGCAGAGAGCAGCAATTCTATCTCTGGTTTGACCCAACTGCAGATTTCCACACATATTCAATTCTCTGGAATCCCCAACGCATTGT ATTTTCTGTGGATGGAACCCCCATCAGAGAGTACAAGAATTTGGAATCAATTGGGGTTCCTTTCCCGAAGAGCCAACCCATGAGGATATACTCAAGCCTTTGGAATGCTGATGATTGGGCCACAAGGGGTGGACTCATCAAAACAGATTGGTCCAAAGCTCCTTTCACTGCTTCCTACAGGAACTTCAATGCCAATGCTTGTGTTTGGAATGCAGGAAAATCCTCGTGCAATTCAAATTCTCCTTCCTCTGCTACTCCTCCCACTAATGCATGGCTATCACAAGAGCTGGATTCAACTGCTCAGAAGAGGATGAACTGGGTGCAGAAGAATTACATGATTTACAATTACTGCACGGATAGCAAGAGATTTCCTCAAGGCCTTCCACTTGAATGCACACACTCCTAG
- the LOC137807355 gene encoding xyloglucan endotransglucosylase/hydrolase protein 22-like, giving the protein MALTLCYMLLFPVILIVAFAGDFNKDFDLTWGDGRARILNNGELLTLTLDKASGSGFQSKNEYLFGKIDMQLKLVPGNSAGTVTAYYLSSKGTTWDEIDYEFLGNLSGDPYILHTNVFSQGKGNREQQFYLWFDPTADFHTYSIMWNPQRIIFSVDGTPIREFKNSEAIGVPFPKNQPMRIYSSLWNADDWATRGGLVKTDWTRAPFTASYRNFNAQACIWSSGASSCGSSASESTGGSSWLSQEMDATGQQRLKWVQRNYMIYNYCSDAKRFPQGFPPECNIS; this is encoded by the exons ATGGCTTTAACTTtgtgttacatgcttttatttcCTGTTATACTTATAGTTGCCTTTGCTGGTGACTTCAACAAAGACTTTGATCTCACTTGGGGAGATGGCCGTGCCAGGATATTGAACAATGGAGAGTTGCTCACTCTGACACTGGACAAAGCGTCTGGTTCAGGATTCCAGTCAAAGAATGAGTATCTCTTTGGGAAGATTGACATGCAGCTCAAGCTTGTGCCTGGAAACTCTGCTGGAACTGTCACCGCCTATTAT TTATCTTCAAAAGGAACAACTTGGGATGAGATAGACTATGAATTTCTGGGGAATCTAAGCGGTGACCCATACATTCTTCACACAAACGTTTTCAGCCAAGGCAAAGGGAACAGGGAACAACAATTCTATCTATGGTTTGATCCAACTGCTGACTTCCACACTTACTCTATCATGTGGAACCCCCAGAGGATTAT ATTCTCCGTTGATGGCACTCCTATTAGAGAGTTCAAGAACTCAGAGGCTATTGGGGTGCCCTTCCCAAAGAATCAGCCCATGAGGATATATTCCAGTTTGTGGAATGCTGATGACTGGGCAACAAGAGGTGGACTTGTGAAGACAGATTGGACACGAGCTCCATTCACAGCTTCCTACAGAAACTTCAATGCTCAAGCTTGCATATGGTCTTCTGGAGCATCATCTTGTGGTTCCAGTGCTTCTGAATCCACCGGTGGCTCATCATGGCTTTCACAGGAGATGGACGCTACAGGCCAACAGAGGTTGAAATGGGTGCAGAGGAACTACATGATATATAACTATTGCTCAGATGCGAAGCGTTTTCCACAAGGTTTTCCTCCGGAATGCAACATCTCTTGA